One Papaver somniferum cultivar HN1 chromosome 10, ASM357369v1, whole genome shotgun sequence genomic window carries:
- the LOC113318614 gene encoding amino acid permease 3-like isoform X2, giving the protein MSASHRDALFPHLFYCWSLTCHHKSGSGTIAGTMTGISVSQSEKIWKMLQAVGNIAFAYSFSSSFLEIQDTLRSPPAEAETMKKASRITVSLTSTFYLLAGCLGYAALGDATPDNLLFVFRFEDPYWLLDLANILIAIHLFTAFQVFCQPLFTFVEQWASTRWPQNEFINKEFVLPIPGLRNFKLNSFRIVYRSIFVILSTILSMFLPFFNEVVGILGSIGFWPSTFYIPVKIYLSQKKIPKWSKQWIFLQFLTAVCFTVSLAALSGSLVSLLSNLWEFHSFSFDYDQYNPNG; this is encoded by the exons ATGTCTGCCAGTCATCGCGATGCTCTCTTCCCTCATCTATTCTATTGCTGGAGTCTCACTTGCCATCATAAAAGTGGCAG TGGGACAATTGCAGGGACTATGACCGGAATTAGCGTTTCGCAAAGCGAAAAGATATGGAAGATGTTGCAAGCAGTCGGGAATATAGCGTTCGCATATTCATTTTCATCATCTTTCTTAGAAATCCag gACACTCTGAGAAGTCCACCAGCAGAAGCTGAAACAATGAAAAAAGCTAGTAGGATAACTGTTTCTCTGACCTCTACCTTCTATCTCCTTGCTGGTTGCTTGGGGTATGCAGCTCTTGGAGATGCAACCCCAGATAACCTATTATTCGTATTCAGATTTGAAGATCCGTACTGGCTGCTGGACCTGGCCAACATCTTAATTGCCATTCACTTGTTCACGGCTTTTCAAGTATTCTGCCAACCACTATTCACTTTCGTTGAGCAATGGGCATCGACAAGATGGCCCCAAAATGAATTCATCAACAAGGAATTTGTTTTGCCAATTCCAGGACTGCGGAATTTCAAGCTGAACTCGTTCAGGATTGTCTATAGGTCAATCTTTGTAATCCTGAGTACAATCTTATCCATGTTCCTCCCTTTCTTCAACGAGGTCGTGGGTATCCTCGGTTCCATTGGCTTTTGGCCGTCTACATTTTACATCCCCGTGAAAATCTACTTATCACAGAAGAAAATACCAAAGTGGAGTAAACAGTGGATATTCCTTCAATTTCTTACTGCAGTGTGCTTTACAGTGTCACTTGCAGCTTTATCAGGCTCACTTGTTAGTTTGCTCTCCAATCTTTGGGAATTTCATTCATTCAGCTTTGATTATGATCAGTACAACCCAAATGGATAG
- the LOC113318614 gene encoding amino acid permease 3-like isoform X1 — translation MIAIRRRTCFYSHYKVHEHPCLESSIPYLVIFGAAEILFAQLADQISCLPVIAMLSSLIYSIAGVSLAIIKVAGSGTIAGTMTGISVSQSEKIWKMLQAVGNIAFAYSFSSSFLEIQDTLRSPPAEAETMKKASRITVSLTSTFYLLAGCLGYAALGDATPDNLLFVFRFEDPYWLLDLANILIAIHLFTAFQVFCQPLFTFVEQWASTRWPQNEFINKEFVLPIPGLRNFKLNSFRIVYRSIFVILSTILSMFLPFFNEVVGILGSIGFWPSTFYIPVKIYLSQKKIPKWSKQWIFLQFLTAVCFTVSLAALSGSLVSLLSNLWEFHSFSFDYDQYNPNG, via the exons ATGAT TGCCATCAGGAGGCGAACTTGTTTCTATTCGCACTATAAAGTCCATGAACACCCCTGCCTTGAGTCCAGTATCCCATACTTGGTGATATTTGGCGCGGCAGAAATCTTATTTGCGCAGCTAGCGGACCAAATCTCATGTCTGCCAGTCATCGCGATGCTCTCTTCCCTCATCTATTCTATTGCTGGAGTCTCACTTGCCATCATAAAAGTGGCAG GCAGTGGGACAATTGCAGGGACTATGACCGGAATTAGCGTTTCGCAAAGCGAAAAGATATGGAAGATGTTGCAAGCAGTCGGGAATATAGCGTTCGCATATTCATTTTCATCATCTTTCTTAGAAATCCag gACACTCTGAGAAGTCCACCAGCAGAAGCTGAAACAATGAAAAAAGCTAGTAGGATAACTGTTTCTCTGACCTCTACCTTCTATCTCCTTGCTGGTTGCTTGGGGTATGCAGCTCTTGGAGATGCAACCCCAGATAACCTATTATTCGTATTCAGATTTGAAGATCCGTACTGGCTGCTGGACCTGGCCAACATCTTAATTGCCATTCACTTGTTCACGGCTTTTCAAGTATTCTGCCAACCACTATTCACTTTCGTTGAGCAATGGGCATCGACAAGATGGCCCCAAAATGAATTCATCAACAAGGAATTTGTTTTGCCAATTCCAGGACTGCGGAATTTCAAGCTGAACTCGTTCAGGATTGTCTATAGGTCAATCTTTGTAATCCTGAGTACAATCTTATCCATGTTCCTCCCTTTCTTCAACGAGGTCGTGGGTATCCTCGGTTCCATTGGCTTTTGGCCGTCTACATTTTACATCCCCGTGAAAATCTACTTATCACAGAAGAAAATACCAAAGTGGAGTAAACAGTGGATATTCCTTCAATTTCTTACTGCAGTGTGCTTTACAGTGTCACTTGCAGCTTTATCAGGCTCACTTGTTAGTTTGCTCTCCAATCTTTGGGAATTTCATTCATTCAGCTTTGATTATGATCAGTACAACCCAAATGGATAG